In a single window of the Clostridiaceae bacterium genome:
- a CDS encoding sugar ABC transporter permease: LLVLGNVPLVLIFSFFISVVVYNKSEFIRSFTRAAFYFPAVSSVVSIGLVWKWIFNPMYGILNYVLGVFGIEGVNWLGDKRYALPALVIVLFTLSLGQPVILYIASIGNIPATYAEAAEIDGASRWAQIWKIIWPLVKPTTLYIIVITTINSFQTFAIVQLLTGGGPFYSTSTIVFQLYKTAFEFGEFGLATAMGVILAVIVVVISVFQYKYLSADIEY; this comes from the coding sequence TACTATTGGTTCTGGGTAATGTACCCCTTGTACTGATATTTTCATTTTTCATATCTGTTGTTGTATATAATAAGAGTGAATTTATAAGATCCTTTACCAGGGCAGCTTTTTATTTTCCTGCTGTATCGAGTGTTGTAAGTATAGGTTTGGTTTGGAAATGGATATTCAACCCTATGTATGGAATACTAAACTATGTACTTGGGGTTTTCGGGATAGAAGGAGTAAACTGGCTTGGTGATAAGAGGTATGCGCTCCCGGCGTTAGTAATTGTACTCTTTACTTTATCGTTAGGACAACCGGTAATTTTATATATAGCGTCAATTGGAAATATTCCTGCAACATATGCAGAAGCTGCAGAAATCGATGGTGCCTCTAGATGGGCACAGATATGGAAGATAATATGGCCATTAGTTAAGCCAACTACATTATATATTATAGTCATTACAACAATCAATTCATTCCAGACATTCGCCATTGTGCAGCTGTTAACAGGAGGCGGTCCTTTTTACAGTACCTCAACAATAGTGTTCCAGCTCTATAAGACAGCATTTGAATTTGGTGAATTTGGTCTGGCGACAGCTATGGGAGTAATATTGGCAGTTATTGTAGTGGTAATATCTGTTTTCCAATACAAGTATTTATCCGCTGA